One window of the Clostridium sp. MB40-C1 genome contains the following:
- a CDS encoding UDP-N-acetylglucosamine 1-carboxyvinyltransferase, with product MEKLVIEGGYPLYGDIEVSGAKNAAVAILPAAIMACKGVCAIDNIPDINDTKCILSIIESLGSKVSKKNNSVIIDSTCMTSVDANTEEVRKMRASYYLIGALLGRFKKARVEMPGGCAIGVRPIDQHIKGFEALGAKVKIEHGAVVAEAEELIGTNIYFDVVSVGATINVMLAAVFAEGKTILENSAKEPHIVDVANFLNSMGADIKGAGTDVIKINGIKELKGCNYSVIPDQIEAGTYMMAAAACGGKVNINNVIPKHLEAISAKLIEMGVHVTENEDSITIESSRDLKGVNVKTLPYPGFPTDIQQPMTTLLSIAKGRSIVNESIWESRFKHVDELKKMGAKVSVENNIAIIEGVSKLSGAKVTATDLRAGAAMVIAGLIANGKTEISKVEHIDRGYPHIEQKLNRVGAKITRINK from the coding sequence ATGGAGAAACTCGTTATTGAAGGTGGATATCCTCTATATGGCGATATTGAAGTAAGCGGAGCTAAAAATGCAGCTGTAGCTATTTTACCTGCCGCTATAATGGCATGCAAGGGTGTGTGTGCTATAGATAATATTCCAGATATAAATGATACAAAGTGTATTTTAAGTATTATTGAAAGTTTAGGTTCAAAAGTAAGCAAAAAAAATAATTCGGTTATAATAGATAGTACTTGTATGACTAGTGTTGATGCAAATACAGAAGAAGTTAGAAAAATGAGAGCTTCTTATTACCTTATAGGAGCACTTCTTGGAAGATTCAAGAAAGCTAGGGTAGAAATGCCAGGAGGATGTGCTATAGGGGTAAGACCTATTGACCAACACATAAAGGGATTTGAAGCATTAGGAGCAAAAGTTAAAATAGAACATGGTGCTGTAGTTGCAGAAGCAGAGGAATTAATAGGAACCAATATATATTTTGATGTAGTTAGTGTTGGGGCAACTATAAATGTGATGCTTGCAGCTGTTTTTGCAGAAGGAAAAACAATACTTGAAAATTCTGCTAAAGAGCCTCATATTGTAGATGTAGCTAACTTTTTAAACAGTATGGGCGCGGACATTAAGGGAGCAGGTACTGACGTAATAAAAATCAACGGAATAAAAGAATTAAAAGGATGTAATTATAGTGTAATACCTGATCAGATAGAAGCAGGGACATACATGATGGCAGCAGCAGCTTGTGGAGGAAAAGTTAATATTAACAATGTTATTCCTAAGCACTTAGAAGCTATTTCAGCAAAGCTTATAGAGATGGGAGTTCATGTAACAGAGAATGAAGATAGTATAACTATTGAAAGTTCTAGAGATCTAAAAGGAGTAAATGTAAAGACTCTTCCTTATCCAGGTTTCCCAACAGACATTCAACAACCTATGACAACTCTTTTAAGTATTGCCAAAGGAAGAAGTATAGTTAATGAAAGTATATGGGAAAGTAGATTCAAACATGTTGATGAATTAAAGAAAATGGGTGCCAAAGTAAGTGTTGAAAATAACATAGCTATAATAGAAGGTGTTAGCAAACTTTCTGGAGCGAAGGTTACTGCAACAGATTTAAGAGCAGGAGCAGCTATGGTTATAGCAGGGTTAATTGCTAATGGTAAAACAGAAATATCAAAGGTTGAACATATAGATAGAGGTTATCCACATATAGAACAAAAGTTAAACAGAGTAGGAGCAAAAATTACTAGAATAAATAAGTAG
- a CDS encoding MBL fold metallo-hydrolase, translating to MIFCPLYSGSSGNSIFVSGGGSSILIDAGLPGKSIEKALKDIGKEPSKIDAIFVTHEHIDHVKGVGVMSRRYNIPIYANELTWRGMEKNIGKIKDENIKIINKDYVSLKDMQISCFKIPHDAADPMGYTVTENNKKVSVATDLGYFSEEVEGAVKNSDVVLLESNHDVEMLKFGPYPYPLKRRILSDIGHLSNECCGKAILEIIKQNTKQIILGHLSKTNNYPDLAYETVASILRENGVKVGKDISIHMANRDMPSNYIEF from the coding sequence ATGATATTTTGTCCTTTGTATAGTGGAAGCAGCGGAAATAGCATATTTGTTTCTGGGGGAGGAAGCAGTATTTTAATTGATGCGGGTCTTCCAGGAAAAAGCATTGAAAAAGCTTTGAAAGATATAGGAAAAGAACCTTCAAAGATAGATGCCATTTTTGTTACTCATGAGCATATAGACCATGTAAAAGGTGTAGGTGTAATGTCAAGAAGATATAATATACCTATATATGCAAATGAACTAACTTGGCGAGGCATGGAAAAAAATATTGGTAAGATTAAGGATGAAAATATAAAAATTATAAATAAGGATTATGTTAGTTTAAAAGATATGCAGATATCTTGTTTTAAAATACCTCATGATGCTGCTGACCCAATGGGATATACAGTAACTGAGAACAACAAAAAAGTAAGTGTAGCTACTGACTTAGGATATTTTTCAGAAGAAGTAGAAGGTGCAGTAAAAAATTCAGATGTTGTTTTATTAGAAAGTAACCATGATGTTGAGATGTTAAAGTTTGGACCATACCCATATCCCTTAAAAAGAAGAATTTTAAGTGATATAGGTCATTTGTCAAATGAGTGTTGTGGAAAAGCTATATTAGAAATAATAAAACAGAATACTAAACAAATTATACTAGGTCATCTAAGTAAAACTAATAATTATCCAGACCTTGCTTATGAAACCGTTGCTAGTATATTACGGGAAAATGGAGTAAAAGTAGGTAAAGATATAAGTATACATATGGCAAATAGAGACATGCCTAGTAATTATATTGAATTTTAA
- a CDS encoding SEC-C metal-binding domain-containing protein, protein MSLYKEWTDMVIDYVKHKGEAAFWKEYGEMEKNIYSIILANHNEVFKGKIEDLAEQFDTPINFFMGFLDGINDSLVNPYDIENLEADSEIELNLNLETLYFNMLDAKADYLYSLSQWDGIFSPEKRKEITKEWRNSKTIVREDKVGRNDACPCGSGKKYKKCCGKNA, encoded by the coding sequence ATGAGTTTGTATAAAGAGTGGACAGATATGGTAATTGATTATGTTAAACATAAAGGTGAAGCGGCATTTTGGAAAGAATATGGGGAAATGGAAAAAAATATATATAGTATAATTTTAGCTAATCATAACGAGGTTTTTAAAGGAAAAATAGAAGATCTAGCAGAACAATTTGATACCCCTATTAACTTTTTTATGGGATTCTTAGATGGAATTAATGATAGCCTTGTAAACCCATATGATATAGAAAATCTTGAAGCTGATTCAGAAATTGAATTAAACTTAAACTTAGAAACTCTATATTTCAACATGTTAGATGCAAAAGCTGATTATTTATATAGCTTGTCTCAATGGGATGGTATATTCTCACCTGAAAAAAGAAAAGAAATAACAAAGGAATGGAGAAATTCTAAGACTATAGTTAGAGAAGATAAAGTAGGAAGAAATGACGCATGTCCATGCGGTAGCGGTAAGAAATACAAAAAGTGCTGCGGTAAAAATGCATAA
- the rlmH gene encoding 23S rRNA (pseudouridine(1915)-N(3))-methyltransferase RlmH — translation MNITIMCVGKLKEKYLKKSVEEYTKKIRKFANINIIELEDEKTPDSASYKEEILIKEKEGSNILRYIKDDMYVIAMDLNGKRIASEEFGKVINNLKIRGINEVVFIIGGSLGLSKQVISRADYKVCFSKMTFPHQLFRVMLLEQIYRSLF, via the coding sequence ATGAATATAACAATAATGTGTGTTGGAAAGTTAAAAGAAAAATACTTAAAAAAATCAGTAGAAGAGTACACTAAAAAGATAAGAAAATTTGCTAATATAAATATAATAGAGCTTGAAGACGAAAAAACACCAGATAGTGCTTCTTATAAAGAAGAGATTCTGATAAAGGAAAAAGAGGGAAGTAACATTTTAAGGTATATTAAAGATGATATGTATGTTATAGCTATGGACTTAAATGGAAAGAGGATAGCTTCAGAAGAGTTTGGCAAAGTTATAAATAATCTAAAGATTAGAGGAATTAATGAGGTTGTGTTCATAATAGGGGGATCTTTAGGATTATCAAAGCAAGTTATAAGTAGAGCGGATTATAAAGTATGCTTTTCTAAAATGACTTTTCCTCATCAGCTTTTTAGGGTAATGCTTTTAGAACAAATTTATAGAAGTTTGTTCTAA
- a CDS encoding GDSL-type esterase/lipase family protein has product MLNKKTIRIRVKNNKKKKIIKINTKRFFKSIIICILVVSSTAITVKKCIINKLFSNDMVQAYDVSNNKDVKKSLQNKDIDNKSSNMGSISKKSLEGKESGEKLYSNNSSNNKKDILKDAIFFGDSITESLSFYELLDESQVVGIKGLNVFKAEKQIDKLVQSNPKKLFILLGSNDVESGMDSKQFAQNYKKLMETIKFKMPDCKVYIQSILPVTEKVKQKQPNFSDLRINEFNDVLKKIAKDKNLEFINLLPVLEGKSSLYEPDGIHFKTGFYDLWIDYLKNNLSLN; this is encoded by the coding sequence ATGCTTAATAAAAAAACAATAAGAATAAGAGTTAAGAACAATAAGAAAAAAAAGATAATAAAAATTAACACTAAGAGATTTTTTAAATCAATAATTATATGTATCCTAGTTGTATCTTCTACGGCTATTACAGTAAAAAAATGTATTATAAACAAACTTTTTTCAAACGATATGGTTCAAGCTTATGATGTTTCTAACAATAAGGATGTGAAAAAAAGTTTACAAAATAAGGATATAGATAATAAATCTAGTAATATGGGTTCAATAAGTAAAAAAAGTTTAGAGGGTAAAGAAAGTGGGGAAAAATTATATAGTAACAATAGTTCAAACAATAAGAAAGATATTTTAAAGGACGCTATATTTTTTGGCGATTCTATTACAGAGAGCTTATCATTTTATGAATTATTAGATGAATCTCAAGTTGTTGGAATAAAGGGTCTTAATGTATTTAAAGCTGAAAAGCAAATAGACAAGCTAGTACAGTCAAATCCCAAAAAACTTTTTATATTACTAGGAAGCAACGATGTTGAGTCAGGAATGGATAGTAAACAATTTGCACAAAACTATAAGAAATTAATGGAAACAATAAAGTTTAAAATGCCTGATTGCAAAGTTTATATTCAATCTATTTTACCAGTTACAGAAAAAGTTAAGCAGAAGCAACCTAATTTCTCTGATTTGCGCATAAATGAATTTAATGATGTTTTAAAAAAGATTGCAAAAGATAAAAATTTGGAATTTATAAATTTATTACCAGTATTAGAAGGAAAGTCTAGTTTATATGAACCAGATGGGATACATTTTAAAACTGGGTTCTATGATTTGTGGATAGATTATTTAAAAAATAATTTATCTTTAAATTAA
- a CDS encoding DUF4358 domain-containing protein produces the protein MLNAMKKINKKLIIITGVFVFTVAAFAGCSSSKSSSKSPEVSKIVEEMKGSIDESNMKKVGEDKLKKLYKINPDELEEFVVYAPATNLKANELAVLKVKDASKVESIKDQISKRVEKQASSFKDYLPDEYYLIEKHVLKTQGNYILLSISKDSDKIESVFNKAFK, from the coding sequence ATGCTGAACGCAATGAAAAAGATCAACAAAAAATTAATTATTATTACTGGAGTATTTGTTTTTACAGTGGCAGCTTTTGCAGGATGTTCATCTTCAAAATCATCTTCTAAAAGTCCAGAAGTAAGTAAAATTGTAGAAGAAATGAAGGGATCAATTGATGAATCTAATATGAAGAAGGTAGGTGAGGACAAACTTAAAAAGCTATACAAAATTAATCCAGATGAACTAGAAGAGTTTGTTGTGTATGCACCTGCTACAAATCTTAAAGCTAATGAGTTAGCAGTATTAAAAGTTAAGGATGCAAGTAAGGTGGAGAGCATTAAAGATCAAATATCAAAAAGAGTAGAGAAACAAGCATCTAGTTTTAAGGATTACCTTCCTGATGAATATTATTTAATAGAAAAACATGTATTAAAAACTCAGGGTAATTACATTCTTTTATCTATATCAAAAGATTCAGACAAAATAGAATCTGTATTCAATAAAGCTTTTAAATAG
- a CDS encoding MBOAT family protein → MVFSSLIFIFLFLPITIAIYYIAPKFLRNFILFLASLVFYAWGEPVYILIMLFSTVFDYINALLIDKYRHKKLIPKLVFINSVVVNLGILSFFKYYNFFIGNVNDLFGLSIASQKLPLPVGISFYTFQTMSYVIDVYRNKVEVQRNIISFGTYVTMFPQLVAGPIVKYGDISKQINSRRESFDKFGEGAELFIIGLSKKVILANNIGILWDSVKATPISQLSVLSAWLGVIAFTFQIYFDFSGYSDMALGLGKMFGFDLMINFNYPYISKSVTEFWRRWHISLGSWFREYVYIPLGGNKNGSLKQYRNLFIVWLLTGLWHGANWNFIFWGLYFGVLVTIEKIFLLRWLNKIPKLASRIYTMIIVIVGWAIFDIENITQCGKFIKTMFGFNGNVLLDKKSLYYLSSNIILFIILIICSTPIPKRIINSMKKRFKITGTISVSMINILLVFTATAYLVNESYNPFLYFRF, encoded by the coding sequence TTGGTTTTCAGTAGCTTGATATTTATCTTTTTATTTTTGCCTATAACTATTGCTATATACTACATAGCACCTAAATTTCTTAGAAATTTTATTTTATTTTTGGCAAGTCTTGTTTTTTATGCTTGGGGAGAGCCGGTATATATTTTAATAATGTTGTTTTCAACAGTTTTTGATTATATAAATGCACTACTTATTGATAAATATAGACATAAAAAATTAATTCCTAAATTAGTTTTTATAAATTCGGTAGTTGTAAATTTAGGAATACTTAGCTTTTTCAAATATTATAATTTTTTCATTGGAAATGTTAATGATTTGTTTGGATTAAGTATTGCCTCTCAAAAACTTCCGTTACCTGTGGGCATATCTTTTTATACATTTCAAACAATGTCTTATGTAATTGATGTTTATCGAAATAAAGTAGAGGTGCAAAGAAATATTATATCCTTTGGAACATATGTAACTATGTTTCCTCAGCTTGTTGCAGGTCCTATAGTTAAATATGGAGATATTTCTAAACAAATTAATAGTAGGAGAGAAAGCTTTGATAAGTTTGGAGAAGGAGCAGAACTATTTATAATAGGACTTTCTAAGAAAGTAATTCTTGCTAATAATATAGGCATACTTTGGGATAGTGTTAAGGCTACTCCAATAAGTCAGCTTTCCGTGCTTTCAGCTTGGCTTGGAGTAATTGCCTTTACATTTCAAATTTATTTTGATTTTAGTGGATATTCAGATATGGCTTTAGGTCTTGGTAAGATGTTTGGATTTGATCTTATGATAAATTTTAATTATCCATATATATCAAAAAGTGTAACAGAATTTTGGCGTAGATGGCATATTTCATTAGGATCATGGTTTAGAGAATATGTTTATATTCCTCTTGGAGGAAATAAGAATGGAAGTTTAAAGCAGTATAGAAATTTATTTATAGTATGGTTGCTTACGGGGTTGTGGCATGGAGCAAACTGGAATTTTATATTTTGGGGACTATACTTCGGAGTTTTAGTAACTATAGAAAAGATATTTCTTTTAAGATGGCTCAATAAAATTCCTAAACTTGCAAGCAGAATATATACTATGATTATAGTTATTGTGGGATGGGCTATTTTTGATATTGAAAATATAACACAATGTGGAAAATTCATTAAAACTATGTTTGGATTTAATGGTAATGTACTATTGGATAAGAAATCTCTATATTATTTGTCTAGTAATATTATTCTATTTATAATTCTAATAATTTGTTCTACCCCTATTCCTAAAAGAATTATAAATAGTATGAAAAAAAGGTTTAAAATTACTGGGACTATATCAGTTTCTATGATAAATATTTTACTAGTATTTACTGCTACCGCTTATTTAGTTAATGAGAGTTATAATCCTTTTCTATATTTTAGATTCTGA
- a CDS encoding DHHW family protein — MLFLEKRNNLCRWIVGIFLILYIFGMLLFNILNPSKEFSESENRKLEQKPQFSLNSLLEGKFTKNYEKYISDQFFLRDFWIGVKSSGERLMGKKENNGVYLGKDGYLFQKFNKPEKNKIQDIIEAINSFSSLNTEVNKYLMVVPNSTKVLEEKLPSFACDEDQIMYINKLKKYIKKDVKFVDVYNELLSKKDEYIFYKTDHHWTTKGAYYAYKKLIKDMGFIPHKEEYFNVKNVTNSFYGSLYSKSGFRNIEPDSIQIYTPKINENSKVWYYDKMRDGNKDKTVDKSKEYDTIYKIENINKKDKYTIFFNGNHSLVKINSDTKTNKKLLVVKDSYANCLIPFLTGHYDEIYVVDLRYYSENLQKLIKSNRINDVLILYNAKSFFEDDSINNICE; from the coding sequence GTGTTGTTCTTGGAGAAACGTAATAATTTATGCAGGTGGATAGTAGGAATATTTTTGATACTTTATATATTTGGTATGTTATTATTTAATATATTGAATCCAAGCAAAGAGTTTTCAGAATCTGAAAATAGGAAACTTGAGCAGAAACCACAATTTTCTTTAAATAGTTTGTTGGAGGGAAAATTTACTAAAAACTATGAAAAGTATATATCGGATCAATTTTTTTTAAGGGATTTTTGGATAGGGGTAAAATCAAGTGGAGAAAGACTTATGGGAAAAAAAGAGAACAATGGAGTATATTTAGGAAAAGATGGTTATTTATTTCAAAAGTTTAATAAACCTGAAAAAAACAAAATTCAAGATATAATAGAAGCTATTAATTCATTTTCCTCTTTAAATACTGAAGTAAATAAATATCTTATGGTTGTTCCTAATTCAACAAAGGTTCTAGAAGAAAAGCTTCCTTCTTTTGCATGTGATGAAGATCAAATTATGTATATTAATAAGTTAAAAAAATATATAAAAAAAGATGTGAAGTTTGTAGATGTATATAATGAACTACTATCTAAAAAAGATGAATACATATTTTATAAAACGGACCATCATTGGACAACTAAAGGGGCATATTATGCTTATAAGAAATTAATCAAAGATATGGGGTTCATTCCTCATAAAGAAGAGTATTTTAATGTTAAGAATGTTACTAATAGTTTTTATGGTTCTCTATATTCTAAAAGTGGATTTAGAAATATAGAACCGGATAGTATACAAATTTATACACCTAAAATCAATGAAAATTCTAAGGTTTGGTATTATGATAAGATGAGAGATGGGAACAAAGACAAAACAGTGGACAAGAGTAAAGAGTATGATACCATTTATAAAATCGAGAATATAAATAAAAAGGATAAGTACACTATATTTTTTAATGGAAATCATTCTTTAGTAAAGATAAACAGCGATACAAAAACTAATAAAAAATTATTAGTGGTAAAGGATTCTTACGCTAATTGTTTAATTCCATTTTTAACAGGACATTATGATGAAATATATGTAGTAGATCTTAGATATTATAGTGAAAATTTACAAAAACTAATAAAATCTAATAGGATAAATGATGTTCTAATACTTTATAATGCAAAGTCTTTTTTTGAAGATGATTCAATTAATAATATTTGTGAATAA